A DNA window from Akkermansiaceae bacterium contains the following coding sequences:
- the alr gene encoding alanine racemase — protein sequence MRRNLAVARQASGCALMAVVKAGAYGHGLEDVARALSKEDIEFFGVANVGEARRIRDAGVGTRIYLLGATWTEERPEIVARDWTPCISSMPEALEFDALAAAAGKVLKVHLAVDTGMGRGGFVADHLPEVMKDLAALPHLEIEGLGSHLPSADEDEEFTRRQFDRYRTIISGLGGPEVFKWRHLSNSAGLLGYDGTGCNLARPGLMLYGVSPLPAHQEKLSTVMALRSRVTLVRTLPAGHGVSYGRQFVTTRPTKVATVGIGYGDGYPRHISGKGGEVWIRGRRFPILGRVTMDQTMVDVTDAGEDVREGDVVEMFGPNLPVWEVAEKAGVIVWEVFTGITPRVKRCYVE from the coding sequence ATGAGGCGGAATCTGGCCGTGGCACGGCAGGCCAGCGGCTGCGCGCTGATGGCGGTGGTGAAGGCGGGAGCCTACGGGCATGGGCTGGAGGATGTGGCGAGGGCGCTTTCCAAGGAGGATATTGAGTTCTTCGGCGTGGCGAATGTCGGGGAGGCCCGGCGCATCCGGGACGCCGGAGTGGGGACGCGCATCTATCTTCTCGGGGCCACATGGACCGAGGAGCGCCCGGAGATCGTCGCCCGGGACTGGACGCCCTGCATTTCCTCCATGCCGGAGGCGCTGGAGTTCGACGCGCTGGCCGCCGCTGCGGGAAAGGTGCTGAAAGTGCACCTGGCGGTGGACACCGGCATGGGACGCGGCGGCTTCGTCGCGGACCACCTGCCGGAAGTGATGAAGGATCTGGCCGCGCTGCCCCACCTGGAGATCGAGGGCTTGGGTTCCCATCTCCCGTCCGCGGATGAGGATGAGGAGTTCACCAGACGGCAGTTCGACCGATACCGCACGATCATTTCCGGGCTGGGCGGGCCGGAGGTGTTCAAGTGGCGGCACCTTTCCAACAGCGCCGGCCTGCTGGGCTATGATGGCACCGGCTGCAATCTCGCCAGACCGGGCCTCATGCTCTACGGCGTCTCACCGCTGCCCGCCCACCAGGAGAAGCTGTCCACCGTCATGGCCCTGAGATCCCGCGTGACCTTGGTCCGGACCCTGCCCGCAGGTCACGGCGTGTCCTACGGACGCCAGTTCGTCACCACCCGGCCCACCAAGGTGGCCACCGTGGGCATCGGCTACGGGGATGGTTATCCCCGCCACATTTCAGGAAAGGGCGGCGAGGTCTGGATCCGCGGCCGCAGGTTCCCCATCCTCGGCCGAGTGACCATGGACCAGACGATGGTCGATGTGACGGACGCCGGTGAGGACGTCCGCGAGGGGGATGTGGTGGAGATGTTCGGCCCGAATCTGCCCGTATGGGAGGTTGCGGAAAAAGCCGGCGTCATCGTGTGGGAGGTCTTCACCGGCATCACGCCACGGGTAAAGCGCTGCTATGTGGAGTAA
- a CDS encoding prepilin-type N-terminal cleavage/methylation domain-containing protein — protein sequence MKAHRLSARGFTLVELLVVITIIAALVGLTAPMVMKQVKKGPFVEALGNSKQIGLALMEFEKDYNSYPDKDTLADVKLNTESPLAQAGGNTSNDYFRQLLAVGHGNEKMFYAKAAGTKKPDDITSPPSKALEAGEVGFGYVMDGNIAFSSSNDTNIPVAVTPLLRGSTELFDGGPFGDKAVILRIDGSASELIISKSKRAMLPGGKSLLQKGEGTVWGSEINPKVAAPKLRGGTSTTAPEGGGGANLDVEQ from the coding sequence ATGAAAGCGCATCGTTTATCGGCGCGGGGCTTCACGCTTGTGGAGCTGCTCGTCGTCATCACCATCATCGCCGCACTGGTGGGCCTCACCGCCCCCATGGTGATGAAACAGGTCAAGAAAGGCCCCTTCGTGGAGGCCCTCGGTAACTCGAAGCAGATCGGCCTCGCGCTGATGGAGTTCGAGAAGGACTATAACAGCTATCCTGACAAGGATACCCTCGCGGATGTGAAACTGAACACCGAATCCCCGCTCGCGCAGGCCGGTGGCAACACTTCCAACGATTACTTCCGCCAGCTTCTCGCCGTCGGCCACGGCAACGAGAAGATGTTCTACGCGAAAGCGGCCGGCACCAAGAAGCCGGACGACATCACCAGCCCGCCTTCCAAGGCGCTTGAGGCCGGTGAAGTCGGCTTCGGCTACGTGATGGACGGCAACATCGCCTTCAGCTCCTCCAACGACACCAACATCCCGGTGGCGGTCACCCCGCTGCTGCGCGGCTCCACGGAGCTGTTCGATGGTGGTCCGTTCGGTGACAAGGCGGTCATCCTCCGCATCGACGGCTCCGCCAGCGAGCTGATCATCAGCAAGTCCAAGCGTGCGATGCTTCCCGGCGGCAAGAGCCTCCTCCAGAAGGGCGAAGGCACCGTCTGGGGCAGCGAGATCAACCCGAAGGTCGCGGCTCCGAAACTGCGTGGTGGCACCAGCACCACCGCTCCTGAAGGCGGCGGCGGCGCCAACCTGGACGTCGAACAATAA
- a CDS encoding PEP-CTERM sorting domain-containing protein — protein MIRSPFPIHHSALSLIAVSAVLSGDVRAATYNWLEANSTGGTGANWLQKGNYGEFPAPDNTGSFTATRDDTFIYNTGSRGVTVNSTGTIGKLVVGPGYTASNVSQSGGAVLTLESGGEGVTNAGIEILAGRTNNTNIHVRLNLSGDILISNNGDSRLRIGNVDNGNGGLQGGGTLGIRGGVILLPDTVSHTYSGAVTVSNGGTLQTHATASFTTYSSLAVNGGGSLTGAGTFAGATVQNGGRISPGGEGNPASAPAALTFTNLLTLQSTGLVVLDVKAAGADAVKANGGVVLGGELRIRLNSDYTSEGTYVLFQGLTGTSGDFSTVNIQTDATGSTSVSLTSDGSGNWNGAFTSRGYDVNFDANTGVLTLSQVPEPASALLGTFALLGILRRRR, from the coding sequence ATGATCCGTTCCCCATTCCCCATCCATCATTCCGCCCTTTCCCTGATCGCCGTTTCCGCCGTCCTTTCCGGTGATGTCCGTGCCGCCACCTACAACTGGCTGGAAGCGAACTCGACCGGAGGCACCGGCGCGAACTGGCTGCAGAAAGGAAACTACGGTGAGTTCCCCGCGCCGGATAATACCGGCAGCTTCACCGCCACCAGGGACGATACCTTCATCTATAACACCGGCAGCCGCGGGGTGACGGTGAACTCCACCGGAACCATCGGCAAACTGGTCGTCGGCCCGGGTTACACGGCGAGCAATGTCAGCCAGTCCGGCGGAGCGGTGCTGACCTTGGAAAGCGGCGGCGAAGGGGTGACCAACGCCGGCATCGAGATCCTGGCGGGCCGCACGAACAACACCAACATCCACGTCCGGCTGAACCTTTCCGGCGACATCCTCATCTCCAACAACGGGGACTCCCGCCTGCGCATCGGGAACGTGGATAACGGCAACGGCGGCCTGCAGGGCGGCGGCACGCTCGGCATCCGCGGCGGAGTCATCCTGCTGCCGGACACCGTCAGCCACACGTATTCCGGGGCCGTCACCGTCAGCAACGGAGGCACCCTCCAGACGCATGCCACGGCTTCATTCACCACCTACAGTTCCCTGGCCGTGAACGGTGGCGGAAGCCTGACGGGCGCGGGCACCTTCGCTGGCGCAACCGTCCAGAACGGTGGCCGCATCTCCCCCGGCGGCGAGGGAAATCCAGCCTCAGCCCCGGCGGCGCTCACCTTCACCAATCTCCTCACGCTCCAGTCAACCGGCCTGGTGGTGCTGGATGTGAAGGCCGCCGGTGCGGACGCGGTCAAAGCCAACGGCGGCGTGGTGCTGGGCGGGGAACTCCGCATCCGCCTGAACAGCGACTATACCTCCGAAGGAACCTACGTGCTCTTCCAGGGCCTCACGGGGACCAGCGGGGACTTCAGCACCGTGAACATCCAGACGGATGCCACCGGCTCGACCTCCGTCAGCCTCACCAGCGACGGCAGCGGCAACTGGAACGGCGCGTTCACCAGCCGCGGCTACGACGTCAACTTCGACGCGAATACCGGGGTGCTCACCCTGTCCCAGGTGCCTGAACCGGCATCCGCTCTCCTGGGAACATTCGCCCTGCTGGGAATCCTGCGCCGCCGCAGGTGA
- a CDS encoding DUF1800 family protein, translating into MKPIPFPRFLPAITWGASAALSGAAALDTDGNGYPDVWEARFHAAALLPSADTDNDGQTNAQEAIAGTDPRDAASVFTSSIQTTDGAHSITFTTRPGKRYQLLSASSPAGPWEPSGAAVLPTGDSHTLPLPVSTPTAFFKVAVTDHDSDGDGVDDWSERQLSGFDPASGTSFPSAGGGDLAIASAIINAWKNNLTLEATQPDAFEKEAQPATLTLSRTAAPYPFTVFLKSSGAASPARSSATAAHYRPLPERVVIPAGQASTTVSIVPTPNALPEVPRHLRISAGISSATADFSIRDARNTQANQRLLLAHLRPLTGITSSGSGLAILKLSGDNDSATASVSFSNLNSAVNSTQIINTSSAILQSIPPANYGGQNWLIRATQSYPTDQAVLDALLGGQVKLGVYTQGHVTGEIDGAFHPVTGSIEFTPPPAATAVETLAGEELERDISRFLTQATFGPTWEEIGSLKARVQAAGGDRIAAYTAWIDTQLATANPSLLAYHVAANAEERAARGPDYNLNSQNRRRGWWLLAVKADAQLKQRFAFALGEIFVISDEDGVVNRYSEGAANYHDILADAATGRYRALLRSVSLSPVMGTYLSHLRNEKATYDTAGNPLVSPDENYAREIMQLFSIGLVQLHPDGSLKLDADASPIPTYTQADISEMARVFTGWSFSVRSAGSAPYAPVDNTNFNLGNGTKHREAQWTNPMKAFAARHDTGAKTVLGRSLPAGNNANQDLNAILDLLRDHPNTAPFISRRLIQRLVTANPSPGYLYRVSQAFRASNGDFPTVIKAILLAPEARSPQSAATLASAGKVREPLLRATAVMRAFGAASSMPLSGLASHGYPAEELTKFPAGTTRYRLNRTPALGQSPHSAPSVFNWFLPDHAPSGLISNNGLVSPELQIITESTAVSATNFLHNGIYTNAGFTPNMGLPTLTGNPQRINISLAPLQALYFSTLDTNGDGWFTPADTATFNNAAAIRSASEAVLDRIDLLLTAGELKARSGNLPGTTRSIILDAVAATNAGSNANTDPAVQANTAINRIRTAVWLVAAGPQGNTQK; encoded by the coding sequence ATGAAACCCATCCCATTCCCACGTTTCCTCCCGGCCATCACCTGGGGCGCATCCGCCGCGCTTTCCGGAGCCGCCGCACTGGATACAGACGGCAACGGCTACCCGGATGTGTGGGAGGCACGCTTCCACGCGGCGGCCCTCCTTCCCTCCGCCGATACCGACAACGACGGTCAGACCAACGCGCAGGAAGCCATTGCCGGGACCGATCCGCGGGACGCAGCCTCGGTCTTCACCTCGTCGATCCAGACCACGGACGGCGCTCACTCGATCACCTTCACCACCCGTCCGGGGAAGCGATACCAGCTTCTCTCCGCCTCCTCGCCGGCAGGCCCGTGGGAGCCGTCCGGAGCTGCCGTCCTGCCCACCGGGGATTCCCACACCCTGCCGCTCCCGGTATCCACGCCCACCGCGTTTTTCAAGGTGGCGGTCACGGACCATGACAGCGACGGGGATGGCGTGGACGACTGGTCGGAGCGGCAGCTTTCCGGATTCGATCCCGCATCCGGAACGTCCTTCCCCTCCGCGGGCGGAGGGGATCTGGCGATCGCCTCCGCGATCATCAATGCCTGGAAGAACAACCTGACGCTGGAGGCGACGCAGCCGGATGCCTTCGAGAAAGAAGCCCAGCCCGCCACCCTCACGCTGTCCCGGACGGCCGCGCCGTATCCCTTCACCGTCTTTCTGAAAAGTTCCGGCGCCGCGTCCCCCGCCCGGTCGTCCGCCACCGCGGCGCACTACCGGCCCCTGCCGGAGCGGGTGGTCATCCCCGCCGGGCAGGCCTCCACTACGGTATCCATCGTACCCACCCCCAACGCCCTGCCGGAGGTTCCGCGCCACCTCCGGATCTCCGCCGGGATTTCCTCCGCCACCGCGGATTTCTCCATCCGCGACGCGAGGAACACCCAGGCGAACCAGCGCCTTCTGCTGGCCCATCTGCGCCCGCTCACCGGCATCACCTCCTCCGGCAGCGGCCTGGCGATCCTCAAGCTCTCCGGGGACAACGACTCCGCGACGGCTTCCGTCTCCTTCTCGAACCTCAACTCCGCGGTCAACTCGACGCAGATCATCAACACGTCCTCCGCGATCCTCCAGTCCATCCCGCCCGCCAACTACGGCGGCCAGAACTGGCTCATCCGTGCGACGCAATCCTACCCCACGGACCAGGCGGTGCTCGACGCGCTGCTGGGCGGCCAGGTGAAACTCGGCGTCTATACCCAGGGCCATGTCACCGGGGAGATCGACGGCGCGTTCCACCCCGTCACCGGCTCCATCGAGTTCACCCCGCCGCCAGCCGCGACCGCGGTGGAGACGCTGGCCGGGGAGGAACTGGAGCGGGACATCTCGCGGTTCCTGACCCAGGCGACCTTCGGACCGACCTGGGAGGAAATCGGATCGCTGAAGGCACGGGTCCAGGCGGCGGGAGGCGACCGCATCGCCGCCTACACCGCATGGATCGACACGCAGCTCGCCACCGCGAATCCCTCGCTGCTGGCGTACCATGTCGCCGCCAACGCGGAGGAACGCGCGGCGCGCGGACCGGACTACAACCTGAACAGCCAGAACCGCCGCCGTGGCTGGTGGCTGCTCGCGGTGAAGGCGGACGCCCAGCTCAAACAACGCTTCGCCTTCGCGCTGGGCGAGATCTTCGTCATCTCCGACGAGGACGGGGTGGTGAACCGCTACTCCGAAGGCGCGGCGAACTACCATGACATCCTCGCGGACGCCGCCACCGGCCGCTACCGCGCGCTGCTGCGCTCCGTTTCCCTCAGTCCGGTGATGGGCACCTACCTGTCCCACCTGCGCAACGAAAAGGCGACCTATGACACGGCGGGGAATCCCCTCGTCTCACCGGATGAGAACTACGCCCGGGAGATCATGCAGTTGTTCTCCATCGGTCTGGTGCAGTTGCACCCGGACGGCTCGCTGAAGCTGGATGCGGATGCCTCCCCCATCCCCACCTACACGCAGGCGGACATCTCGGAAATGGCCCGCGTGTTCACCGGCTGGTCATTCTCCGTGCGCAGCGCCGGATCCGCCCCGTATGCGCCGGTGGACAACACGAATTTCAACCTCGGCAACGGGACGAAGCACCGCGAGGCGCAGTGGACGAACCCGATGAAGGCCTTCGCCGCGAGGCATGACACGGGCGCGAAGACGGTGCTGGGCCGCAGCCTCCCCGCGGGCAACAACGCGAACCAGGATCTCAACGCCATCCTCGACCTGCTGCGGGATCACCCGAACACCGCGCCTTTCATCTCCCGCAGGCTCATCCAACGGCTGGTCACGGCGAATCCATCGCCGGGCTACCTTTACCGGGTTTCGCAGGCGTTCCGTGCGAGCAACGGCGACTTCCCCACGGTCATCAAGGCGATCCTGCTGGCCCCGGAGGCACGCTCGCCCCAGTCCGCCGCCACGCTGGCCAGCGCGGGGAAAGTCCGCGAGCCGCTGCTGCGGGCGACCGCCGTGATGCGGGCCTTCGGCGCGGCGTCGTCGATGCCGCTTTCCGGGCTGGCTTCCCATGGTTATCCGGCGGAGGAGCTGACGAAGTTCCCGGCAGGCACCACGCGCTACCGGCTGAACCGCACACCCGCCCTGGGCCAGTCCCCGCATTCCGCCCCCAGCGTCTTCAACTGGTTCCTGCCGGACCACGCGCCTTCCGGGCTGATCTCGAACAACGGACTGGTGTCACCGGAACTCCAGATCATCACCGAGTCCACCGCCGTCTCCGCGACGAATTTCCTCCACAACGGCATCTACACCAACGCGGGGTTCACTCCGAACATGGGCCTGCCCACGCTCACGGGGAATCCCCAGCGCATCAACATCAGCCTGGCCCCGCTCCAGGCGCTGTATTTCTCCACGCTGGATACGAACGGCGACGGATGGTTCACCCCGGCGGACACGGCGACGTTCAACAACGCGGCGGCCATCCGCAGCGCCTCGGAGGCGGTGCTGGACCGGATCGACCTGCTGCTGACGGCGGGCGAGCTGAAGGCCCGCTCCGGCAACCTGCCGGGAACAACGCGGAGCATCATCCTCGACGCGGTGGCCGCCACCAACGCCGGCAGCAACGCGAACACCGACCCGGCGGTGCAGGCGAACACCGCCATCAACCGCATCCGCACCGCCGTCTGGCTGGTGGCCGCGGGACCGCAGGGCAACACCCAGAAATGA
- a CDS encoding DUF1501 domain-containing protein codes for MKKHQKEDLLRRRDFIRQSACASLGVTGLVNALAQMRLLTAAAAQTPQTQDYKALVCLFLNGGHDSNNLLVPRGTASAGSLRADYVNGRGVLALPSAGLHALNLPATTKAFQRHHAGTTAPLGLHPAAGDLAALFNQKKLAVISNVGTLAHPVSSRAEYDSGNIPLPPQLFSHSDQQTQWQSSVPDQAFTSGWGGRAADLLHSSYNAGTSKVSMSISLAGVNSFQVGTAGQVTQYSINDEGTVPFSGFGDNYADALNANGTYRTTPAGLRLKAFEDIMRLTHGNLHEEEYKRVVVRARAAESSVGAAITAAATSGVDFDAQFANATTRLGNQLKMIAKLIAGRGVLGNNRQLFFCQIGGFDTHQTLLASHGDLIAELNNSLAAFSSTLQALGVWDNVVTFSASDFNRTFTPNNTDPEKAGSDHAWGSHAIVLGGAVKGGDVFGHFPSLKVGNASGSIDAGNANRGRWIPTTSVDQYSSVLARWFGASSNDLEAIFPNLRRFDDPISSSANLSFL; via the coding sequence ATGAAGAAACACCAGAAAGAGGACCTCCTCCGGCGCCGTGATTTCATCCGCCAGTCCGCCTGCGCTTCGCTGGGAGTCACCGGCCTGGTCAATGCGCTGGCGCAGATGCGCCTGCTGACCGCCGCCGCGGCGCAGACCCCGCAGACCCAGGACTACAAGGCGCTGGTCTGCCTGTTCCTCAACGGCGGGCATGACTCGAACAACCTGCTGGTGCCGCGCGGCACGGCTTCCGCCGGATCCCTCCGCGCCGACTACGTGAATGGACGCGGTGTCCTCGCGCTGCCATCCGCCGGCCTGCACGCGCTCAATCTCCCGGCCACGACAAAGGCCTTCCAGCGCCACCATGCGGGCACCACGGCCCCGCTGGGCCTGCATCCGGCGGCGGGTGATCTGGCCGCCCTCTTCAACCAAAAGAAGCTGGCCGTCATTTCCAACGTCGGCACGCTGGCCCATCCGGTCTCCTCGCGCGCGGAGTATGACAGCGGGAACATCCCCCTGCCGCCGCAGCTTTTCTCCCACTCCGACCAGCAGACGCAGTGGCAGTCCTCCGTGCCGGACCAGGCATTCACCTCCGGCTGGGGCGGACGGGCGGCGGACCTGCTGCATTCCTCCTACAATGCCGGGACTTCGAAAGTCTCCATGTCGATCTCCCTGGCGGGTGTGAATTCCTTCCAGGTGGGGACCGCCGGACAGGTGACGCAATACTCGATCAATGACGAAGGAACGGTCCCTTTCTCCGGCTTCGGCGACAACTACGCGGACGCGCTCAACGCGAACGGCACCTACAGGACCACCCCGGCGGGCCTGCGGCTGAAGGCCTTCGAGGACATCATGCGCCTCACCCATGGGAATCTCCATGAGGAGGAATACAAGCGGGTGGTGGTCCGTGCGCGGGCGGCGGAGAGCAGCGTCGGCGCGGCGATCACGGCGGCGGCCACCTCCGGCGTGGACTTCGACGCGCAGTTCGCGAATGCGACGACCCGGCTGGGGAACCAGCTCAAGATGATCGCCAAGCTCATCGCGGGGCGTGGGGTGCTGGGAAACAACCGCCAGCTTTTCTTCTGCCAGATCGGCGGGTTCGACACCCACCAGACGCTGCTCGCCTCCCATGGAGATCTCATCGCGGAGCTGAACAACTCGCTGGCGGCCTTTTCCTCCACCCTGCAGGCGCTGGGTGTGTGGGACAACGTGGTGACGTTCTCCGCGTCCGACTTCAACCGCACCTTCACCCCCAACAACACCGATCCGGAAAAGGCCGGCTCCGACCATGCGTGGGGCAGCCATGCCATCGTGCTGGGCGGGGCGGTGAAGGGCGGCGACGTCTTCGGCCATTTCCCATCGCTCAAGGTGGGCAACGCCTCCGGCTCCATCGATGCGGGGAACGCGAACCGCGGCCGCTGGATTCCGACCACCTCCGTGGACCAATACTCGTCCGTCCTCGCAAGGTGGTTCGGTGCTTCATCGAACGACCTGGAAGCCATCTTCCCCAACCTGCGGCGCTTCGACGATCCCATCTCCTCCTCCGCGAACTTGTCTTTCCTCTGA
- a CDS encoding FAD-dependent oxidoreductase, which yields MHLKRRHFLKSTAAASLPLFSWAPWLAAQQKETASEWHADVVIIGGGMGGCAAALAACEAGLRVIMTEPTDWIGGQLTSQCVPPDEHRWIEEFGCTRSYRDFRNGVRQYYRDHYPLTDAAKADPKLNPGGGGVSRICHEPRVALAVLEQMLAPWLGGRHLRVLLEHEPVSAAMDGDRVKAVTVRDVQRNREVVLSAPYFIDASELGDLLPLTGTEHVIGAEARADTGEPRAPEKADPNDQQAVTWCFAMDHIPGEDHVTDKPANYDFWRDYVPALTPPWPGKLLSWTMSHPATLERREMGFDPMGPGQKGVFNLFNYRRLANPAMFKPGTYRGPITLVNWPQNDYLPGPIIGGSKEDDARHLAGSRELSLALFHWMQTEAPRPDGGTGWPGLRLRGDITGTTDGLAKAVYVREARRILAEFTVTENHVGTEARMAATGLAEKEVKAADFPDTVGIGSYRIDLHPSTSGRNYVDFAALPFQIPLGALIPRRVENLIAANKNIGSTHLTNGCYRLHPVEWNIGEAAGALVAEALAAKVPPRQVRNDRKRLAEYQDRLTSRGVELRWPESVVPS from the coding sequence ATGCACCTGAAACGCCGACATTTCCTGAAGTCCACCGCCGCCGCATCCCTGCCGCTTTTTTCCTGGGCACCGTGGCTGGCGGCGCAACAGAAGGAGACGGCTTCCGAATGGCATGCGGATGTGGTCATCATCGGCGGAGGGATGGGCGGTTGTGCGGCGGCGCTGGCTGCGTGCGAGGCGGGGCTGCGGGTGATCATGACGGAGCCGACGGACTGGATCGGCGGGCAGTTGACATCGCAGTGCGTGCCGCCGGACGAGCACCGGTGGATCGAGGAGTTCGGCTGCACGCGCAGCTACCGGGACTTCCGCAACGGGGTGCGGCAGTACTACCGCGACCACTATCCGCTGACGGACGCGGCGAAGGCTGACCCGAAGCTGAATCCGGGCGGCGGCGGGGTTTCGCGGATCTGCCATGAGCCGCGCGTGGCGCTGGCGGTGCTGGAGCAGATGCTGGCACCCTGGCTGGGCGGACGCCACCTGCGCGTGCTGCTGGAGCATGAACCGGTGTCTGCTGCGATGGACGGTGACAGGGTGAAGGCGGTGACGGTGAGAGACGTGCAACGGAACCGGGAGGTGGTGCTTTCCGCGCCGTATTTCATCGACGCGTCGGAGCTGGGCGACCTGCTGCCGCTGACGGGGACGGAACATGTCATCGGAGCGGAAGCACGGGCGGACACGGGCGAGCCGCGGGCACCGGAAAAGGCGGACCCGAACGACCAGCAGGCGGTGACGTGGTGCTTCGCTATGGACCACATCCCGGGTGAGGACCATGTGACGGACAAGCCGGCGAACTATGATTTCTGGCGCGACTATGTGCCCGCGCTGACGCCGCCGTGGCCGGGGAAGCTGCTGAGCTGGACGATGAGCCACCCGGCGACGCTGGAGCGGCGGGAGATGGGCTTCGACCCGATGGGGCCGGGGCAGAAGGGCGTGTTCAACCTTTTCAACTATCGGCGTCTGGCGAACCCGGCGATGTTCAAACCGGGCACTTACCGTGGACCGATCACGCTGGTGAACTGGCCGCAGAATGACTACCTGCCGGGACCGATCATCGGGGGCAGCAAGGAGGACGACGCGCGGCATCTGGCGGGCAGCCGTGAGCTGAGCCTGGCGCTGTTCCACTGGATGCAGACGGAGGCACCGCGCCCGGACGGCGGGACGGGCTGGCCGGGGCTGCGGCTGCGCGGCGACATCACGGGGACGACGGACGGCCTGGCAAAGGCGGTGTACGTGCGGGAGGCGCGGCGCATCCTGGCGGAGTTCACGGTGACGGAGAACCACGTGGGCACGGAGGCGCGGATGGCCGCGACGGGACTGGCGGAGAAGGAGGTGAAGGCGGCGGATTTCCCGGACACGGTGGGCATCGGCAGCTACCGGATCGACCTGCACCCGAGCACGAGCGGGAGGAACTACGTGGACTTCGCGGCGCTGCCGTTCCAGATCCCCCTGGGTGCGCTGATCCCGCGGCGGGTGGAGAACCTCATCGCCGCGAACAAGAACATCGGCTCCACGCACCTGACGAACGGGTGCTACCGCCTGCACCCGGTGGAGTGGAACATCGGTGAAGCGGCGGGCGCGCTGGTGGCGGAGGCACTGGCGGCGAAGGTGCCGCCCCGGCAGGTGCGGAATGACAGGAAGAGGCTAGCGGAATATCAGGACAGGCTGACGTCGCGCGGGGTGGAGCTGCGCTGGCCGGAGTCGGTGGTGCCTTCGTGA
- a CDS encoding DUF3601 domain-containing protein, translating into MPRFSAFTIPPGTYRVIRDFVDFDGTNHPPGETWHYLSRSFLPYDAGLTLFIQRDGADRSIRLQDYPDAQGPIIDNFHEYIERVGE; encoded by the coding sequence ATGCCCCGTTTCAGTGCCTTCACCATCCCGCCCGGCACCTACCGCGTCATCCGCGATTTCGTTGACTTCGACGGCACCAACCACCCGCCCGGGGAGACATGGCACTATCTTTCGCGCAGCTTCCTGCCCTACGATGCCGGCCTGACCCTCTTCATCCAGCGCGACGGCGCGGACCGTTCCATCCGCCTCCAGGACTACCCCGATGCCCAGGGCCCCATCATCGACAACTTCCACGAATACATCGAGCGGGTGGGGGAGTGA